In Nicotiana tabacum cultivar K326 chromosome 19, ASM71507v2, whole genome shotgun sequence, one DNA window encodes the following:
- the LOC107761007 gene encoding putative pectinesterase/pectinesterase inhibitor 7, which yields MFMSKAMAKNSNFFFVHFTLFCTTLFLLIPILFSQSFAADVPPNTPVPPSVICKSTPYPSFCRSSVLPPTGSPNENVYGYGRKSVRKSLSSARKFLSLIQKYLRKSKQLTITAVRALEDCHFLAGLNMDYLSSSFKTVNVTSKILPVLEADDVQTMLSAILTNTQTCLDGLQATSSAWSVRNGLVAPLSNDTKLYSVSLALFTKGWVPKKKNGPKIRQPRQKQLFKNGQLSFQMSARNQAILETVSRRKLLQEDENNDQVNVSDIVIVNQDGSGNFTTINDAVAAAPNNTKIDAGYFLIYITEGVYEEYVAIAKNKKYLMMIGDGINRTIITGNHSFVDGWTTFNSSTFSVVGLGFVAVDITFQNTAGAIKHQAVAVRNGADLSTFYSCSFEAYQDTLYVHSLRQFYRECDIYGTVDFIFGNAAAVFQNCNLYPRLPLPNQFNAITAQGRTDINQNTGISIHNCTIRPADDLAISNSSTKTYLGRPWKEYSRTIYMQSYMDGFIHPSGWHDWSGDFALNTSYYAEFNNTGPGSNTTGRVTWPAIQNLNATDAANFTVSGFLVGDDWLPLTGVPYFNSLL from the exons ATGTTCATGTCAAAAGCCATGGCAAAAAATTCTAACTTCTTTTTTGTTCATTTCACCCTTTTTTGCACTACTCTTTTTCTGCTTATTCCAATCTTATTTTCTCAATCTTTTGCTGCTGATGTTCCTCCAAATACTCCTGTACCTCCCTCTGTTATTTGCAAATCCACTCCTTATCCTTCCTTCTGTAGATCATCGGTGCTTCCACCTACAGGGAGTCCCAATGAAAATGTCTATGGCTACGGTCGAAAATCTGTCCGAAAATCATTATCTTCAGCTCGTAAATTCTTGTCCCTTATCCAAAAATACCTTCGAAAATCCAAACAATTAACAATCACTGCTGTCCGTGCACTAGAGGATTGCCATTTTCTAGCAGGGCTTAACATGGATTACTTGTCAAGTTCTTTTAAAACTGTTAACGTGACATCCAAAATTCTCCCAGTTTTAGAAGCTGACGATGTGCAAACAATGCTCAGTGCAATTTTAACAAACACACAAACTTGTTTAGATGGACTTCAAGCAACATCCTCTGCTTGGAGTGTTAGAAATGGCCTAGTAGCTCCACTTTCAAATGACACTAAACTTTATAGTGTTTCTTTAGCTTTGTTCACAAAAGGGTGGGTaccaaagaagaaaaatgggccGAAAATTCGTCAACCTAGACAAAAACAGCTGTTCAAAAATGGCCAATTGTCGTTCCAAATGTCGGCACGAAACCAAGCAATTTTGGAAACAGTAAGCAGGAGAAAGCTTTTGCAAGAGGATGAAAATAATGACCAAGTTAACGTGAGTGACATTGTGATTGTCAATCAAGATGGAAGTGGGAATTTCACTACCATTAATGATGCAGTGGCGGCTGCACCAAATAATACCAAGATTGATGCAGGGTATTTCCTTATATACATAACAGAAGGTGTGTACGAGGAGTATGTTGCCATTGCGAAGAACAAGAAGTATTTGATGATGATTGGTGATGGCATCAATCGAACCATCATTACAGGCAATCATAGCTTTGTTGATGGATGGACAACATTCAACTCTTCCACATTTT CTGTGGTTGGTCTAGGATTTGTTGCAGTTGACATTACGTTCCAAAACACAGCAGGAGCAATCAAGCATCAAGCAGTTGCAGTCCGAAACGGTGCTGATTTATCCACATTCTATAGCTGCAGCTTTGAGGCATACCAAGACACATTATACGTACACTCTCTTAGGCAATTTTACAGAGAGTGTGACATATATGGCACAGTCGATTTCATATTTGGTAATGCAGCTGCTGTTTTCCAGAATTGCAACTTGTATCCACGTCTCCCTTTGCCCAATCAGTTCAATGCAATAACAGCTCAAGGCAGAACAGACATAAATCAAAACACTGGAATTTCAATCCATAATTGCACAATTAGACCTGCAGATGATTTGGCAATTAGCAATAGTAGCACTAAAACATATCTTGGTAGGCCATGGAAGGAGTATTCGAGGACGATTTACATGCAATCTTATATGGATGGTTTTATTCACCCATCAGGTTGGCATGATTGGTCTGGAGATTTCGCGCTAAACACGTCTTATTATGCAGAGTTTAATAACACTGGACCGGGATCAAATACAACAGGCAGAGTTACATGGCCTGCAATCCAAAATTTAAATGCTACTGATGCTGCTAATTTTACAGTATCTGGTTTTCTAGTTGGAGATGATTGGTTGCCACTGACTGGTGTGCCATACTTCAATAGTTTACTGTAA